The sequence below is a genomic window from Lycium ferocissimum isolate CSIRO_LF1 chromosome 9, AGI_CSIRO_Lferr_CH_V1, whole genome shotgun sequence.
AACCAGGTTGTTCCACCCAAAAATGACGAAACCTGAAATGTTTGATAACATCATTATTACTGTCATAACATTTTAATAGAAGAGGCCTATGATCTGAGCCTGTCCTACTAAGATGTCTGACCGTAACATTATTGAACCTCTGGAGCCaattatcattaataataattcTGTCCAGCCTCTTCCAGATCCTTTTCCCTAGTCTTCTATTGTTGCACCAGGGGTAGTTTGAACCAACAAATCCTGCATCTTCCAAGCCGCATTTATTCATACATGCAGCAAAATCAAAGCTTTTATAAGCTCTATGAATCTTTCCACCTATATTTTCAGAAGGCTCGAGAATGACATTGAAGTCACCTCCAATGCACCAACCACTTTGAATCTGATTTGAAATATCAGTTAGGTCATCCCATAGTTCTTGTCTTTCAAGGGCAGTGCACTTGGCATACACTGCTGTAACATAAGCAAGAGTAATTTGTTGATCTTTATTGGATATCACTGTAGCTTGAAAGTTCGTGCTCCAGAAACACCAAATCTGACCAATATCATTACTTAAGCAATTTTGGAATCCCAAAAATTTCTTGTAACcctctattttctttttgtcaaTAAAAGGCTCAAAGATAGCAACAAATTGAGCATTATTTAATTTGATCAGACTTTTCAGTCTGTGTATAGCTTTTTTAGTCCACATACCTCTAATATTCCAGAAGAGGGCACTGATCATTGAGgggatttggtttggtttgtttGTCTCCTTCCCTTAATAGAAGGGTTGGCTTTCTCATTTCCTCCTTTGTTTGTTCTCTGTTGTCTGTTTCTGCCTCTCTTTCCTGGGGAAAGGCCCCTTTTTTGTATCACTTCTTGAGCATATTCCTTACCAGATTCATCAGAGTCTACATGTTCCACCTCCGCCTCCTGACTGATCCTTGTGTTGTTGAAATCAGCAAGGCTATCCGATATTTCATCATCCTTATCTAAACTCTCCTCCTGCTCACGGCTGCTCTGGAGGAAATCTTGATTCATGTTAAGATCCACCACCAACTCAATGCCTTTATGATTTCTCATAACCGTGTCTAGGCTTGAGGACCTCCTACCATATTTTACCACATTTTCGTTGTTGCTACCCGGATTATTAGTGCTCATATCATCATTTTTGTCTCTAGGATCATTTTTTTTACTCGCTGTGCTGGGGTGATTGGCCTCTAAAGGTTCGGTCCTTAAGATTGGACCATGTTGTTCACTGTTGGCCACCTCCTCATTATTTTGTACCACCTCTTGATTAATACTGTGACCCTTCTTAACTTCATTTTGATACTCCTCATTGCTATTCTCCTGATGTTGCTTGGTACTTATCCCTTCATTATCAGTCTGTTGACTTTTGCTGACCTGCACAGTGACCTTGGTTTTCTTTTTAAGCCCCTTCTtagcttttctcttcttcttgtttttggCCAGAATTCGAGCCAACTTTTTACGCTTAATTTCTACCATATCTCTTCCAACCACATGGTCTCCCACTTTTTCTTTACCATTCTGTTTTCCAGTGGCCTCCTTTTCATTTTCCTCTATATCATCTTTAGTTTTGTTCCCCGCTTGTTCCTTCTTTTTGCTGTTTTCTTTTTGTCCATTCTTAACATTATCACCATCTACCAAATCACAATCTTCCTTAACACCACTTTTCTCTGCAACCTCTGTAGATTTTCCTACGTCTCCCTTCCCttccttttcttcctcttttttcttttcaactctTCTGCATTGAGCAATAGAGTGTCCCAAAATTCTGCAGTGTATGCAAAACTTGGGGGAGTTCTCGTACTCTAGCTTCTGCGTGAATCCCTTACGAGGGTAAGATTCATCTTCTGTCCCAATCCACAAAGAATTAATCTTTGGTTTTGTCAAATCTATCTCGACTCTAACTTTGGCCATACTCGGTCGAGTCCTGTTTTCAGTGGCCTAGTCCATCATTAGCGGGGTTCCCAGGGGAGCCACAATTTGCTTGATGTAATTCCAGGCATGACAATGGAAAGGCAACTCAGGGAGTAAGACCCAGATAGGAACAATAGGTGAGTCTTGTTCCGGCTTAAAATCCGGTGTCCATTTTTCCAGCCACATTACTTGACCCTCTATTTCGATCGCTCTTTTAAACCACACTGTCTTACAATCACTCTTAATAGTAAAATCTAGGAAAACAGTGCGATAATCAAAAACCCCAATTGTAACTTTACCTCGAACCTTGACTTTCTCTGCGAAGTTTGCTCTGATTTTTTCTATTTGGGGTCTGGTCTTTATGAACTTGCCCACCAGTGTGAACTTACATTCATTAGCCATCACCCCATAGAATTCACTAGGTTTGAAAAGAACAGCAGTCTTCCCATCATGCTTATCATCGAGCTTTTACATTTGGATCTCCATTGCGATTCTTTTTAGGGCTcggattgggcccggtttgaaTTGCTTCCGCATAATTCATTTTGTGTGGAATTGATTCGTTCTCCATGTTCGGAGTACCTGTAGGAGTATTATTTTGTGTTACACGCGCCGGCGATGGGTCTGGCGGCGTCGCCATGGCTCAGAGCGTGAGGCTCAGACGCCAAAACTCTTCAACGAAATGACCGTTTCAATATTGTACGGAGAGCTTATATTTTTAGAGAGAGAACGTAATTGAGtaaatttttggtagaaaattaattttcttctgGAAATTTCAATTTAACTGATTTTTTGGGGTTCTAGttgtttcattttcattattttcctgCTCGTTGGTGATTTTACTGGTTGCTAGTGTGAACTTGTTGTTTTGTGCGGAGATCTTAATTAATAGTTTTGAGGTTCGTTTCTCTATGTTTTATTATCGTTGAGTGTTAATTTAGCGGTGAAtacctattttttaaaatgatttgaTTGAATAATGGTGTTTTCGTAGAGTTCCAGGAAGTCTTCGGTGTTGGAGAGCATCATCGGCCAAGATCAGgtaatgttttcttttcttagatTGTTCCAGGGATTCTTGTATACTAAAGAAGTCTTTTAAGTTTTTCTCTACCTGTCATAGTCAGAGTTTCAattgtatatttttttcctGTTGCTATCCGTGTATGTTTCCTTAAAACTGATATCCAAGTGAGTAAAAATAGTTGTGGatcttaaattattttcttcagcAAATTTGATTAATACTCGCTTGTTTTCAGTTTGGTTGTTGGGTCAATTGATTATTCGGTTAAATTGTTGAATACTAGCATTAGTTACATTGTTGGTTTTGTGGCAAGAAAAAGCATATGCCCTTTGTAAAATCTAAATGTGTTAAGAATTTGTTCTTCTGGTGTAGGAGATAAACAGTTACTGATTTTAAGTCCCCATCAATTACTAATTTAGAACACTTCCAGTTCTACTGTGTGTGAATCTGCCGTTGGAAGGGAAATCGTGAGAAAACAAGTCTTAATCGAGAGAAACACATAACTAGTTTCCTTATGTATCAATGATTTTTCTGGAAGTAATAGTTAACAGAGTTTTGCAATTTGGCAAATTTTAGAGTTCTCTATATGACGAGCTCTAGGcatataaagtttttttttcttttttcttgtactCGGTCAAATTATAGTATAGTTTAAGATATCATTCCATGCAGATTGGAACCACCTAGGCTACAAATTTATGTTATCCCGGTTACTATTTGAGAGgatcaaattgatgaaaagagAGTAGTGTCTTAAATTTGCAAATTACTTAAACAAAACAAAGAGTTTCCTAAAGATTTAAAAAGAGTTGGGACTAATTGAAGGCACTTGATAACATTATTATAATGCAATCTTAATGTAATATACTTCACGAAAGAATAATTGCTTATTGCTAATACaattacattttctcgcttgGAAATAATCAATCAATAACATTCCTTGAGGTTATGCATATTAATTGAATTACAACTAATGacaattaaaatgaaataatttccTTGCTTAAATGATCATGAGGGGTAAAGACCTTTTGAGATTAGTCTTTAtgtcaataaacttatttgagtcaattCCTCCGTGAGGATTAGAAGTAAAAGAAATAGGACAAAGATATCCTTAAATCTATACACTAGCTTGAGTCAATTCCTTCTTGCGAATTAGATTTGAAAGAAGCAAGGTCAAAGATTTTGAATAATGTATaactaaaaattattattactctaatattttatacaataataataaagtaTTAATTTTGCTACTTGAGAATGACAAAATTAATACAAGAATAACCACAACATAAAGTATAATAAAGTAGCgataatatttaagaaaaatctATTATTCCGATACAAAGTAAATAGAGATAATTACACTCAGTATCAATTGGGGTACTAATGCTACCAAATATAACCTATATTTGAGTTTCTTGCCCACAGAAGCCCATCTTCAGTTTAAACAAAAATTACTTATAAAAAAATGACCCATTCCCCTCTTCTTCCCCCTCTCTCTCCACTACCTctttctttttcgtttttttctttaaattttttttccctcttcctcccccctctctctccactgcctccttctttttttttttttttttttttttttttaattttttccctcttcctccccctctctctccactgcctccttctttttctttttttttttttttttttaatttttttaaaaaaatttggagttCGCCACTgcctccttttttttaaaattttattattatttttttaattttttttaatttcccatCTCCCTCTATCATGTcggatctttaattttttttttattttttattttatttccccTCTCCCTCTGTCACGCCGGATCTTTGATGTTCGAACAGTTGGTTCTGGTGGTGGTGTTGGAGTTCGCCGGAGAACGGAACTCCGGCGATGActatatatgggtgtatatgagtgtataatattgtatgtcggtgtatatgggtgtatatgtcAGAGAACGGAACTTCGGCTATGActatatatgggtgtatatgggtgtataatattgtatatgggtgtatatggatatatgtgttataatattatatatggtgtattatattgtataatattgtatacgaGTGTATATGGATGTATATGGATAGATGAgttatattattgtataatattgtatatgggtgtataatattatatatgaatgtatatgggtgtataatattGCATACGGGTGTATAggggtgtatatggatataagagttataatattgtatatgggtgtataatatttgtgtataggtgtatatgaatgtatatgggtatatgaattataatttttgtataatattgtatatgagtgcATAATATTGTGTATGAGTATATGgattataatgttgtataatattgtatatgagtgtataggggtatatgaattataatactctattaaaaaaaaataacaaagaataaaaaaaataaaaaaacgagcCAGTGGCGaactccaacaaaaaaaaaaaactaaaaaaaattaaaagaaaattaaaaaaagaaaaagaaaaaagaaggaggcAGTGGAGAGAGGGGGGAGAAGAGGAGAGTTTTGGGTTAGAGCTTTGCAATCtaagttttgggctatttttttgcaatgtaagtgactcaattgtatatttatgaaatttcccTAAGTAAATATAGAGATAAAAATAGGACaaggaataattaaaataaagataaatacTATAATAACATACCAAGCTTCATCAACTATTCCCATAAAAAGATATTACTCCATTAAGAAGTATATAAATCAAAGACATACTAAAagataaaacataaaaataaaagaaaaataaaaagaaagaaagaaagagcaaGAACAAAGCTAGAGAGAAAAGTGGTTATTTTCCTACTACTTAAAACGTCTTCTATACAAAGAGTtgccttctatttatagaagtgAATTTCTTCATTAAATGATTAAGATGTATCttcagaaaatatattttttaaaaaatatatcctTAAGGAAGATGTCACTTCACTTCTTGTATTGTGAAGTGGATGTGCAACAATCTCCtcttttctttcatctttagCTATATTCATGGCTTTCTTATTTCCTAAAAAGTATTGTTAGAAGATACAtagaaattgaagtattatataaCTTCTTTATTTAAAATAGTATAGTTTTaagtatataatatatgtatattttatatccATCAAATACCCCCACACTTGAATCATTGCTCGTCCTCAAGCAAAGGACACAAAATAAAATAGCGGCTaaaattttaagtaaaattaTGAGAACTTTTGACAAACAAGAATCAACAAAGATTACATTACGAgttcaaataattttatttgcaCTCATATTCATTTATTGAGAATCAAAATCACAATATTTACTCATCCCAAAGGTGTCTCACCAAATGAAGAGAGATGCCCATGAATCacacaatatatcaatataaaTCAAAGAAGGGAATCAAtagaaaaattctctctctctctcaacaAAAGAAGCATCTCATGATTCAACAAGGAATGCCTACTTTCATTTCCCAACTCAAAAATCTACCTAAAATTTTGCCTCAAACCACATTtaaggcaagttctagattttTGAATAAGCAGGAGAACTGGGCAATATAACCTCACAACACAATACACTTGGGATCAATAAACATTATAATTTTAATCACCAAAAACACATATGAGGTTGGAAAGGTATTCATTTAACCCATGAATGATactcaatcaatttttttttttcaaatctcattttaagaaaattaaattttagccgatttatttattattatatattataaaaagTGTTCAATTCAAAATAATACGACCATGGCAAAGAATTGACCAAAGAAATCCGTGGAAgtgtagaaaagaaaatatgttacaaatgaagaaaaaaatacacacacacacacacaatctctctctctctcttgtcaCACCCCGTTTTGACCCGGGCTAAAGTAGAGTATGACATATTGGTGATCcctattttgttttgttgttttaaggagtcgccacctaattatttatggtgaattagggcacctaaagtttattaaagtaattatctaaagttaattCTGTTTAAGATCTGCGAAacttaagattctaggtaagggttcaattagtctaaaggaaggtattaggcatcctttaagacccattaacaatggttaaccgaccggacttatgattagttaggctTAAGTGCAAAtatagtattttaaatacttaAGAAATATCTTGAAagtattgctaaagttataGATAGAAGTagaatgttgtttaaagtaaaacTTGTAGAAAAGTAGTGATTGCATGAAAAGAGTTTAGTTATAAATAAGCTAAAAGAAACGGGATTGTTTaatgtttatatgtatttgaaaaATGAGTTATGCCTACTGGCAAATTAAATTGTATTTGTAAAGTCATTGCAAGATTTATACTAATGTTTGAACAAATATTGTATTTCGAGTGTTCCAAGATAGTAGGAGTAAATATTGATTCTTTTAGCTTTAAAACATATAGTCTTGCcactaaaaaaaatcaattgttCCAGGAGTAAATATTATAAGTATTATAAATCACTTTgacgtaaaagaaaaaataaagcttGTTGAATTAATTGATGgtttaactacccattactaacTGAAACCCTTTATGTCATCAAGGTCTACCTAAACTAACCAACAAACACTAAAAAATGTTAGTCATATAACACACATAAAATGCACACAAACATAAAATAGCTAAGTGGATAAGTTGGGCTCAGCCCATCTAGGACTGTCACTGTACGCTAttgttgggcttcggcccagtAGCCTTAATGGGTTGCTGCGAACTGTTCATCGCTTATCAAGCTTCGGCCTGCATTTTGTTCTCTAATGGGTCCGCGAATGTGGCTGACTCGATAAGGAAATTTTGTTGAGCtttggcccaacaccgaatgcggagaGACGATGATGAGTCGCTTGGACTCGTGTGCGAGATAtcatgcaaaaaaaatgaaaagaaaaggattagtatacgGTTGATGAATAAGACCAAACAATGTGTAATGTAATTCAATAAATAAGGCTAATCAATACTTACTGCCACTGTTTCTATTAGCATTGACCAAACCGAAAACTTAAGCTCATGGATGAAGGACAATGGACTCAAATGAAATAACATGTTCTTATATTTCAAGCCACCTAAagtataattattatgatcatgaTAGTTACCTAATCATATTTAAACAAAGTAACATATTTCGAGGATTCAATAATATTTTACACAGAGAAGGAAATGCAGCAACTAA
It includes:
- the LOC132031660 gene encoding uncharacterized protein LOC132031660, encoding MWTKKAIHRLKSLIKLNNAQFVAIFEPFIDKKKIEGYKKFLGFQNCLSNDIGQIWCFWSTNFQATVISNKDQQITLAYVTAVYAKCTALERQELWDDLTDISNQIQSGWCIGGDFNVILEPSENIGGKIHRAYKSFDFAACMNKCGLEDAGFVGSNYPWCNNRRLGKRIWKRLDRIIINDNWLQRFNNVTVRHLSRTGSDHRPLLLKCYDSNNDVIKHFRFRHFWVEQPGFLDLVGQDWQIEVKGNPMWILQQELKRLGKRLSKWSREDIGDIFQKVEECEATLQQLEDVDAIDKNEQSRTELNKGQAEYVQWMAMQEALLEQKAQIKWFEEGDSNTRYFHNVIKDRRRRLQLHKIKNSKGKWLHSDEKISNSAIRHFKRIFNLPESAVDDNIFSCIPKIITDDDNVMLSKIPIEEEIKNTIFDMSSTTSLWA